From Calothrix sp. PCC 6303, a single genomic window includes:
- a CDS encoding 16S rRNA (cytosine(967)-C(5))-methyltransferase translates to MLNPRQVAFFALRDVHKGAFVDVAIDRILNKSNLANLDRRLVTELVYGSVRRQRTLDAIIDKIAKKKSQQQPKDLRTILHLGLYQLRYQERIPDSAAVNTTVDLAKEHGFPGLTGLINGILRQYLRLIDAGDEIITSSNPVERLGILYSFPDWIIQVWVEQFGLEETEKLCQWMNQTPTIDLRVNLLRTTVEKVEAAFTAAGVKYQRLQYLPCGLRLLGHNGRIQDLPGFLDGWWTVQDSSAQLVGYLLDPKLNEVIIDTCAAPGGKTTHIAELMEDQGTIWACDRTASRMGKLKENIQRLQIQSIRTCVGDSRDLPQFTGIADKVLLDAPCSGLGTLHRHADARWRQTSANVQELAKLQTELISQTSKFVKPGGILVYATCTLHPQENEAVIASFLENHPNCQIEAPNPESPLAVHATPSGFIKVLPHNQDMDGFFMVRLRKTNNSG, encoded by the coding sequence ATGCTCAATCCACGTCAAGTTGCTTTTTTCGCTTTACGTGATGTCCACAAAGGTGCTTTTGTTGATGTTGCTATTGATCGAATATTAAATAAATCTAATTTAGCCAATCTTGATCGTCGTTTAGTTACAGAATTAGTATATGGTTCTGTTCGCCGACAAAGAACCCTTGATGCCATAATTGATAAAATTGCTAAGAAAAAATCACAGCAACAACCAAAAGATTTACGCACAATTTTACATTTAGGTTTATATCAACTCCGTTATCAAGAACGTATTCCTGATTCTGCGGCTGTCAATACAACAGTTGATTTAGCAAAAGAACATGGTTTTCCTGGTTTAACTGGTTTGATAAATGGAATTTTACGACAATATCTGCGTTTAATTGATGCGGGTGATGAGATTATTACTAGTAGCAATCCGGTAGAAAGATTAGGAATTTTATATAGCTTTCCCGATTGGATTATTCAGGTGTGGGTTGAACAGTTTGGTTTAGAAGAAACAGAAAAGTTGTGTCAATGGATGAACCAAACTCCAACTATCGATTTACGCGTTAATTTATTACGTACAACAGTTGAAAAAGTTGAGGCAGCTTTCACCGCAGCAGGTGTGAAATACCAAAGACTTCAGTATTTACCCTGTGGTTTACGCTTGCTTGGTCATAATGGACGCATTCAAGATTTACCAGGCTTCCTGGATGGATGGTGGACTGTTCAGGATAGTAGCGCCCAATTAGTTGGATATCTCCTAGACCCTAAGCTAAACGAAGTTATTATTGATACTTGTGCAGCCCCCGGAGGGAAAACAACCCACATCGCCGAATTAATGGAAGATCAAGGTACAATTTGGGCGTGCGATCGCACTGCTTCCAGAATGGGTAAATTAAAGGAAAATATCCAACGTCTACAAATCCAATCCATCAGAACATGCGTTGGTGATAGCCGTGATTTGCCTCAATTTACAGGCATTGCCGACAAAGTACTACTAGATGCACCCTGTTCTGGCTTAGGAACTCTCCACCGTCACGCAGATGCTAGGTGGCGACAGACTTCTGCCAATGTTCAGGAACTAGCAAAATTGCAAACAGAATTAATTTCACAAACATCAAAATTTGTCAAACCCGGTGGTATCCTTGTTTATGCCACTTGTACCCTACATCCCCAGGAAAACGAAGCTGTAATTGCCTCATTCTTAGAAAATCATCCAAATTGCCAAATCGAAGCACCAAACCCAGAATCCCCTCTTGCAGTCCACGCTACACCATCAGGATTCATTAAAGTATTACCCCACAACCAAGACATGGACGGCTTTTTTATGGTGCGCTTAAGAAAAACCAACAATTCAGGGTGA
- a CDS encoding RuBisCO large subunit C-terminal-like domain-containing protein, with protein MSIEVDYRFPSGIDAEKQAKIIAVGQTAGTWDARFAHRQESLQAHLAEVVSVVKLDGGDSVATVRFPESNVENDIPSLLTMIFGKYSMAGAAKVVDLRLPENYGLRPKFGISGIRNQLEISQRPLIMAIFKPALGLSAQDHAEILQQVAQAGLDIIKDDEILGNIPTAPTFERLAACREVIDTVQQQTGRKLLYAVNVTGNATKLVENARKLVRAGANALLLNVFSYGFSVLEALAADPQVNVPIFTHPAGAGAISAAPNHGISYPITLGTLMAHAGADAVLYPAHYGSLPFDANEEMMIRDRLRSRNVMPVPSAGIHPGIVPQALADYGKDVILNAGTGIMDHPDGAAAGVEAFFAALERVQQGEPFDLASLPEGALRNAIQKWGATK; from the coding sequence ATGTCAATCGAAGTAGATTATCGCTTCCCATCCGGTATTGATGCCGAAAAGCAAGCCAAAATTATCGCAGTTGGACAAACTGCGGGAACTTGGGACGCAAGATTTGCCCATCGTCAAGAAAGCTTACAAGCACATTTAGCTGAAGTGGTTTCAGTCGTCAAATTAGATGGTGGAGATAGTGTTGCTACTGTGCGCTTCCCAGAAAGCAATGTTGAAAATGATATTCCCAGTCTCCTCACCATGATATTTGGTAAATATTCCATGGCTGGTGCTGCAAAGGTTGTAGATTTACGGCTACCAGAAAACTATGGTTTACGCCCAAAATTTGGGATTTCGGGGATTCGCAATCAGCTAGAAATATCCCAGCGTCCACTAATTATGGCAATCTTTAAACCAGCCTTGGGACTTTCGGCACAGGATCACGCCGAAATTCTCCAACAAGTTGCTCAAGCTGGATTAGATATCATCAAAGACGATGAAATCCTCGGTAATATTCCCACAGCACCAACCTTTGAACGTCTGGCAGCTTGTCGGGAAGTTATAGATACTGTTCAGCAGCAAACTGGACGCAAGTTACTTTATGCTGTTAACGTCACAGGTAACGCCACAAAGTTAGTTGAGAATGCCCGTAAATTAGTTAGGGCTGGTGCTAATGCCTTGTTACTCAACGTTTTTTCCTACGGCTTTTCGGTTCTGGAAGCTTTAGCAGCAGACCCTCAAGTAAATGTGCCAATTTTTACTCATCCTGCTGGAGCCGGAGCCATATCCGCCGCCCCAAATCACGGCATATCATACCCTATTACCCTAGGGACACTGATGGCACATGCCGGAGCAGATGCAGTTTTATACCCTGCCCACTATGGTAGTTTGCCATTTGATGCTAACGAAGAAATGATGATTCGTGATAGATTGCGATCGCGTAATGTGATGCCAGTACCCTCAGCAGGAATTCATCCTGGTATCGTTCCTCAAGCCTTAGCAGATTATGGTAAAGACGTAATTCTCAATGCCGGAACCGGAATCATGGATCACCCCGACGGTGCCGCAGCAGGTGTCGAAGCATTTTTTGCCGCTTTAGAAAGAGTTCAGCAAGGTGAACCCTTTGATTTAGCCAGTCTGCCAGAAGGCGCACTTCGTAACGCCATCCAAAAATGGGGTGCGACTAAATAA
- a CDS encoding TerB family tellurite resistance protein, translating into MKSQSSSTKNLVKILIGAAWIDGKIQPEERQYLRHIAQEKGVATDPEIKPWLYELVSVQPNECYNWVREYLGEHPTNEDYQNLIQAISGLIYSDGEVAVEEAKLLTKLQQLSDENDVSQAGLNVILKQIQKLYRRWLEVQN; encoded by the coding sequence ATGAAATCGCAATCATCGAGTACAAAGAACTTAGTCAAAATCTTGATTGGAGCAGCTTGGATCGATGGTAAAATTCAGCCGGAAGAACGGCAATATCTACGCCATATTGCCCAAGAAAAAGGGGTTGCAACAGATCCAGAAATTAAACCATGGTTATATGAATTAGTATCAGTACAACCCAATGAGTGTTACAACTGGGTACGAGAATATTTGGGTGAACATCCCACAAACGAAGACTATCAAAATTTGATCCAAGCAATTAGCGGTTTGATTTATAGTGACGGAGAAGTAGCAGTAGAAGAAGCAAAACTTCTAACCAAATTACAACAACTATCTGATGAAAACGATGTCAGCCAAGCAGGTTTAAATGTAATTCTTAAACAAATTCAGAAACTTTATCGTCGTTGGTTAGAAGTGCAAAATTAA
- a CDS encoding glycoside hydrolase 100 family protein, giving the protein MPRDESIDNMMEQQAWDALEKSIVYYKGRPVGTLAAYDPSVDALNYDQVFVRDFVSSGLIFLSKGKPEIVRNFLKETLKLQPKERQLDAYKPARGLMPASFKVISIDGEEFLEADFGEHAIARVTPVDSCLWWIILLRAYVVSTKDICFAHHPEFQNGIKLILELCLANRFDMYPTLLVPDGACMIDRRMGIFGHPLEIQSLFYAALRAAKELLVCQANPNIIEAIDNRLPLLCAHIRQHYWIDIHRLNAIYRFKSEEYGKTAVNLFNIYADSLPYYELDKWLPVKGGYLAGNVGPSQLDTRFFSLGNLMAIISELATEEQSQAIMNLIEERWDNLVGDMPMKICFPALQGEEYRIVTGCDPKNIPWSYHNAGSWPVLMWMLAAAAMKTNRVHLAEKAINIAESRLQEDEYPEYYDGKKGRLMGKQARKYQTWTITGYLLAKELVKNPSHLPLVSFEKLPQELVSRACEFEIDTVDVTLY; this is encoded by the coding sequence ATGCCACGAGATGAATCAATAGATAATATGATGGAACAACAAGCTTGGGATGCGTTAGAGAAATCTATTGTATATTATAAAGGGCGACCAGTAGGAACGCTGGCAGCTTACGACCCTTCAGTGGATGCTCTCAATTATGACCAGGTATTTGTTCGTGATTTTGTCTCTTCCGGTTTAATTTTTCTGAGTAAAGGAAAACCTGAGATAGTTCGCAATTTTCTCAAAGAAACCCTCAAACTCCAGCCCAAAGAAAGACAGCTTGATGCTTATAAACCAGCGCGGGGACTGATGCCTGCCAGTTTCAAGGTAATATCTATAGATGGGGAAGAGTTTTTAGAAGCTGATTTCGGCGAACATGCGATCGCGCGTGTAACTCCTGTAGACTCATGTCTATGGTGGATCATTCTACTGCGTGCCTATGTCGTCTCCACTAAAGATATTTGCTTTGCCCATCACCCAGAGTTTCAAAATGGGATTAAGCTGATTTTGGAGCTTTGTTTGGCAAACCGCTTTGATATGTACCCAACTCTTCTAGTACCTGATGGTGCTTGCATGATTGATCGTCGCATGGGTATATTTGGTCATCCATTAGAGATTCAATCTTTATTTTACGCAGCTTTGCGTGCTGCTAAGGAATTATTAGTCTGCCAAGCTAATCCCAATATTATTGAAGCAATCGATAATCGCCTACCTCTATTATGTGCTCATATTCGCCAACATTATTGGATTGATATTCATCGCTTAAACGCTATTTATCGCTTTAAAAGTGAAGAATATGGAAAAACGGCTGTGAATCTGTTTAATATTTATGCCGATTCACTACCCTATTATGAATTAGATAAATGGTTGCCTGTAAAAGGTGGTTATTTAGCTGGAAATGTGGGACCATCACAGTTAGATACTCGTTTCTTCTCTTTGGGTAATCTGATGGCGATTATCTCAGAATTAGCAACCGAAGAACAATCCCAAGCAATTATGAACTTAATTGAAGAACGTTGGGATAATTTGGTGGGAGATATGCCGATGAAAATCTGCTTCCCCGCATTACAAGGAGAAGAATATCGGATTGTTACAGGTTGTGATCCTAAAAATATTCCTTGGTCTTATCATAATGCCGGAAGCTGGCCTGTGTTAATGTGGATGTTAGCAGCTGCGGCAATGAAAACAAATCGAGTTCACCTAGCCGAAAAAGCTATTAATATAGCTGAAAGTCGTCTCCAAGAAGATGAATATCCTGAATATTATGATGGGAAAAAGGGACGTTTAATGGGTAAGCAAGCTAGGAAATATCAAACCTGGACAATTACTGGTTATTTACTAGCAAAGGAGTTAGTTAAAAATCCCTCCCATCTACCTTTAGTAAGTTTTGAAAAACTACCCCAGGAATTAGTTTCCCGTGCTTGTGAATTTGAAATTGATACTGTTGATGTGACACTATATTAA
- a CDS encoding HEAT repeat domain-containing protein, translating into MNNLVKPKLTGLIKNLQNGDLTLRLDVIVTLSQMGKNAKNAVPALIAALSDSQLRYHIIIALGNIGIAANSAIPALIMTLQDVDEVIRAITIEALCKIGLEVDLIPSLVITLHDDSARVRANAAFAIGCLGEKAKLAIIPLVEILEDKDDWVRGNAVEALGKIGKDAEMAIPYLITALSDNYSGIRAKATLSLAYVAPENQAIPLLINMFGDSDARVRSAAADALGVFVNEVASVVIILKTGLTDKNIYVQMNVAKVLMKAGVEVENCLNIFVAALKQSDAIVRVTASLNIGVIAASIQDVINNFCLMDIEKIISVFEEVNLLISQVNLSCTKSVITSINSALQILNKSKTALKNRY; encoded by the coding sequence ATGAACAATCTGGTTAAACCTAAACTTACGGGATTAATCAAGAATTTACAGAATGGAGATTTAACACTGCGCTTAGATGTTATAGTTACACTATCTCAAATGGGCAAAAATGCCAAAAACGCAGTTCCGGCTTTAATTGCTGCATTGTCAGATTCTCAGCTACGTTACCATATAATTATTGCTTTAGGAAATATTGGGATTGCAGCTAATTCTGCCATTCCGGCTTTAATTATGACTCTTCAAGATGTGGATGAGGTAATTAGAGCAATTACCATTGAAGCACTATGTAAAATTGGCTTAGAAGTTGATCTTATTCCTTCATTAGTTATAACTTTACATGATGATTCTGCAAGAGTTAGGGCAAATGCGGCTTTTGCGATTGGTTGTTTAGGAGAAAAAGCTAAACTTGCGATTATACCTTTAGTGGAAATTCTTGAAGATAAAGATGATTGGGTACGGGGTAATGCTGTTGAAGCCTTAGGGAAGATTGGTAAAGATGCTGAGATGGCAATTCCCTATTTAATTACAGCTTTATCGGATAATTATTCAGGAATTCGTGCAAAAGCAACGCTATCTTTAGCATATGTTGCCCCAGAAAATCAGGCGATTCCATTATTAATCAATATGTTTGGAGATAGTGATGCTAGAGTCAGAAGTGCTGCTGCTGATGCATTAGGAGTTTTTGTAAACGAAGTAGCCAGCGTTGTTATAATATTAAAAACTGGTCTGACAGATAAAAATATATATGTACAGATGAACGTCGCTAAAGTTTTGATGAAAGCTGGGGTTGAAGTTGAGAACTGTTTAAATATTTTCGTCGCAGCTTTGAAGCAAAGTGATGCAATCGTGCGGGTGACAGCAAGTTTAAATATAGGTGTAATTGCTGCGAGTATTCAAGATGTGATCAATAATTTTTGTTTGATGGATATAGAAAAAATTATATCTGTATTTGAAGAGGTAAATTTATTGATATCGCAAGTAAATTTAAGCTGTACAAAGTCAGTAATTACTTCTATAAATTCGGCTTTACAAATTTTGAATAAATCCAAAACTGCCTTGAAAAATAGATATTAA
- the cas12k gene encoding type V CRISPR-associated protein Cas12k (Type V-K CRISPR systems have also been known as with the large Cas12k protein, has also been known as type V-U5, and Cas12k as C2c5.): MSVITIQCRLVADEETLRHLWTLMAEKNTPFANEILEQLAQHAEFESWVKNSRVPATVIKELCDSLKNQELFAGQPGRFYTSATTLVTYIYKSWLAVNKRLQRKIEGKKQWLDMLRSDTELEQESNSNLEKIRAKATEILDSFATRQINQVNSKSKTSKNNKNKQEKEVKSLSIQSNILFETYRQTEDNLTKCAIVYLLKNNCEVNDVEEDIEEYEKNKRKKEIQIKRLEDQLKSRVPKGRDLTGEKWVEVLEKAVNSVPESENEAKSWQASLLRKSSQIPFPVVYETNEDIKWSINEKGRIFVSFNGLGKLKFEIFCDKRHLHYFQRFLEDQDIKRQGKNQHSSSLFTLRSGRISWLEQPGKGKPWNINRLLLFCSIDTRMLTAEGTQQVIEEKIADTQNKIAKAQEKCEGELNPNQQAHINRKKSTLARINTPFPRPSKPLYQGKSHIVVGVSLGLKATATIAVFDAMNNQVLAYRSTKQLLGDNYKLLNRQQQQKQRLSQQRHKSQKQFASNSFGESELGQYVDRLLAKEIVAVAKNFGAGSIVLPKLGDMREIIQSEVQAKAEKKIPGFIELQKNYAKEYRKSAHNWSYGRLIENIQSQATKEGIEIETGKQPTRGIPQEQARDLALFAYQCRIA; this comes from the coding sequence ATGAGTGTGATCACGATTCAATGTCGGTTAGTTGCAGACGAAGAAACCCTCCGCCATCTTTGGACACTTATGGCAGAGAAAAATACGCCTTTTGCTAATGAAATATTGGAGCAATTAGCACAACATGCTGAATTTGAGTCTTGGGTTAAAAATTCTAGAGTCCCCGCAACTGTCATTAAAGAATTATGTGACTCTCTGAAAAATCAAGAACTATTTGCGGGTCAACCAGGTCGCTTTTATACCTCTGCAACAACCTTAGTCACGTATATATATAAATCTTGGTTAGCTGTAAATAAGCGACTGCAACGCAAAATTGAAGGAAAAAAGCAATGGTTAGACATGCTGAGAAGTGATACGGAGCTTGAGCAAGAAAGTAATTCAAATTTAGAGAAAATTCGTGCAAAAGCAACCGAAATTTTAGATTCATTTGCGACAAGACAAATAAATCAAGTAAATAGCAAATCGAAAACATCAAAAAATAATAAAAATAAGCAAGAAAAAGAAGTTAAATCTCTGAGTATTCAATCAAATATTCTTTTTGAAACTTATCGTCAAACCGAAGACAATTTAACAAAATGTGCCATAGTATACCTTCTCAAAAACAACTGCGAGGTAAATGACGTTGAAGAAGATATAGAAGAATATGAAAAAAACAAGCGTAAGAAAGAAATTCAAATTAAGAGATTAGAAGACCAACTCAAAAGCCGAGTCCCAAAAGGACGAGATTTGACTGGAGAGAAATGGGTAGAGGTTTTAGAAAAAGCAGTTAATAGCGTTCCCGAAAGTGAAAACGAAGCTAAATCTTGGCAAGCCAGTCTTTTAAGAAAATCTAGCCAGATCCCTTTTCCAGTGGTTTACGAAACTAACGAAGATATTAAATGGTCTATCAACGAAAAAGGCAGAATCTTTGTTAGTTTTAATGGTCTAGGTAAACTGAAATTTGAAATATTTTGTGACAAACGACATCTTCATTATTTTCAACGCTTCCTAGAAGATCAAGACATTAAACGTCAAGGTAAAAATCAACATTCAAGTAGCTTATTTACTTTACGCTCTGGGCGAATATCTTGGTTAGAACAGCCAGGTAAAGGAAAACCTTGGAATATAAATCGTTTACTTCTATTTTGCTCGATTGATACTCGCATGTTAACTGCTGAAGGAACTCAACAAGTAATAGAAGAGAAAATTGCAGATACTCAAAACAAAATAGCTAAAGCTCAAGAAAAATGCGAAGGAGAACTAAATCCTAATCAGCAAGCTCATATAAATCGTAAAAAATCTACACTAGCTAGAATCAATACTCCATTTCCTCGTCCTAGTAAACCTTTATACCAGGGTAAATCTCATATCGTAGTTGGTGTTAGTCTTGGCTTAAAAGCAACTGCAACTATAGCTGTATTTGATGCTATGAACAATCAAGTTCTTGCGTATCGCAGTACCAAACAATTACTAGGCGATAATTACAAGTTGTTAAATCGCCAGCAGCAGCAAAAACAGCGTCTCTCTCAACAACGGCATAAATCTCAAAAGCAGTTTGCCTCAAATAGTTTTGGTGAATCAGAACTGGGACAATATGTAGATAGATTATTAGCCAAAGAAATTGTAGCAGTTGCTAAAAATTTTGGAGCCGGAAGTATTGTTTTACCAAAACTTGGCGACATGCGGGAAATAATTCAAAGTGAAGTTCAAGCAAAAGCTGAGAAGAAAATTCCTGGTTTTATCGAACTTCAGAAAAATTATGCCAAGGAATATCGAAAAAGCGCCCATAATTGGAGCTATGGCAGATTAATTGAAAATATTCAAAGCCAAGCAACAAAAGAAGGAATCGAAATCGAGACTGGAAAGCAACCCACTAGAGGAATTCCACAAGAGCAAGCGAGAGATTTAGCCTTGTTTGCCTATCAATGTCGAATTGCTTAA
- a CDS encoding GmrSD restriction endonuclease domain-containing protein, whose amino-acid sequence MDSISTFDITKYPLFDVMKDIKIGRIQLPDFQRDWVWDDTHVRRLLASISLAYPIGAVMMLQQGIQRQQFKPRLVDGVTNKAAQTPNLLVLDGQQRLTTLFMVLLSKQPVIIKDPRSQKLVKKWYYLNIEKSLEPEVDRKSTIIALPETKVMRTRNGDCIDCSTPENEYEALLFPLSKVFFFSEWRSKFSKYWQYDPQKLQLIDTLELEVLKKFEHYQIPVIQLRDSLPKEAVCQVFEDTNTAGCDLNFFDLMSSSYCVNDFSLRDDWKQRETRFQSFKVLRKVRNTDFIQSVTLVAGYARRREAIKQGWNLDKLPAVSCGRSEVLKLTKEEYQTWADPVHRGFEEAARFLHGQKIFDADDIAYPIQLVALSAILTIVGERSRSFQVRSKLERWLWCGMFGEIYTHWHDGQAGRDAVEVPAWINGGAVPFSITQANFSYERLLSVRKRLGAVYQGFAALLRREGAVDWITGEEINDVVYFEEQIDSHHIFPVAWCRKQGIDPTMYNCLVNRTPLSAKTNKRIGSKPPSVYLKEFEQYGTAVANLEEIMRSHCIELSILQCDNFETFFQARATALMELIGKAMGKDLSIKLHGNSDRDYLNHNGCKLHPETITTS is encoded by the coding sequence ATGGATTCCATCTCGACTTTTGACATTACCAAATATCCCTTATTCGATGTCATGAAAGACATCAAAATTGGGCGGATTCAACTACCAGATTTTCAACGAGATTGGGTGTGGGATGATACCCATGTGCGACGTTTGCTAGCAAGCATATCTCTGGCTTATCCGATTGGTGCAGTGATGATGCTACAACAAGGAATCCAGCGTCAACAATTTAAACCTCGTTTAGTTGATGGTGTAACGAATAAAGCCGCTCAAACACCGAATTTACTCGTACTCGACGGACAGCAACGACTTACTACTTTATTCATGGTTCTGCTATCCAAACAACCCGTAATTATCAAAGACCCCAGAAGCCAAAAATTAGTCAAAAAATGGTACTACTTGAATATAGAAAAAAGCCTTGAACCAGAGGTTGACCGAAAATCGACAATAATCGCATTACCTGAAACAAAAGTGATGCGAACTCGAAACGGCGATTGCATCGACTGTTCCACACCGGAAAATGAATACGAAGCTTTATTATTTCCCTTATCCAAAGTATTTTTCTTCTCCGAATGGCGCAGTAAATTTTCTAAGTATTGGCAATACGACCCGCAAAAACTTCAACTAATTGACACTTTAGAATTAGAAGTCCTCAAAAAATTCGAGCATTATCAAATACCCGTAATTCAACTACGCGACTCATTACCCAAAGAAGCAGTATGTCAGGTTTTTGAAGACACCAATACCGCAGGATGTGATTTAAACTTCTTCGATTTGATGAGTTCGAGCTACTGTGTAAACGATTTTAGCCTTCGAGATGATTGGAAACAGCGCGAAACCCGCTTCCAATCCTTCAAGGTGCTACGAAAAGTTCGCAACACAGATTTTATCCAATCAGTTACATTAGTTGCTGGCTATGCTCGAAGGAGAGAAGCAATTAAACAAGGCTGGAATTTAGATAAATTACCTGCTGTATCCTGCGGTCGGTCTGAGGTATTAAAGCTAACTAAAGAAGAATATCAAACATGGGCTGACCCAGTTCATCGGGGCTTTGAAGAGGCTGCTCGTTTTTTGCACGGTCAAAAAATCTTTGATGCTGATGATATTGCTTACCCCATCCAACTAGTTGCCTTGAGCGCCATTTTGACCATTGTGGGAGAACGTTCCCGATCTTTCCAAGTACGGAGTAAGCTTGAACGCTGGTTGTGGTGTGGAATGTTTGGTGAAATTTACACCCACTGGCACGATGGACAAGCTGGAAGGGATGCCGTCGAAGTACCTGCATGGATTAATGGTGGTGCAGTTCCCTTTAGTATTACCCAAGCTAATTTCTCCTACGAACGACTCCTTAGTGTCAGAAAAAGACTTGGTGCCGTATATCAAGGTTTTGCAGCATTACTACGGCGTGAAGGGGCAGTTGATTGGATTACAGGTGAGGAAATCAACGATGTTGTTTATTTTGAAGAACAAATCGACTCACACCATATCTTTCCCGTTGCTTGGTGTCGCAAACAAGGAATTGATCCAACAATGTACAACTGCTTAGTTAATCGCACCCCTCTCAGTGCCAAAACCAATAAAAGAATTGGTAGTAAACCACCTTCGGTTTATTTGAAGGAATTTGAACAATATGGAACTGCTGTTGCCAACTTGGAAGAAATTATGCGATCGCATTGTATTGAACTCAGTATTTTGCAATGCGACAACTTTGAAACCTTCTTTCAAGCTAGAGCAACAGCCCTAATGGAATTAATCGGCAAAGCAATGGGCAAAGATTTAAGCATTAAATTACATGGGAATAGCGATCGAGATTATCTCAATCACAATGGCTGTAAATTGCATCCAGAGACTATTACAACCAGTTGA
- a CDS encoding ARPP-2 domain-containing protein: MLIKNILLKGLQIAPSQVCGSIRIVPLVRHKTRGDLHLQNRKYNDDLSIVSIDKNTNYYSYIPHGMVMSWSDDGSSVANMGINITKKDGKSFNNKYANVRLMHRMAKRESKNTLRFLPLHLAMEGFLSLYFNAPKIAWDEYSTYAKSYGLGCRTEYSVSGRAIFGLEEALRVFEIHEGQVGVLVYVAEALASAFVVPNPQDYRALHYNLLEDFYGDLIYRYALMYDQTYSMDLSIDASKISNLADLRSAVVQMRKDWASFNQGMMLDGLLDRQIHSRLVYTAGCFELQRFVTQVSLSDEENHIGEAIIRDNGELEYLHTYRLTAAQSRRVYYLRILDENNWNLKETATALACTQEEFVRKMEKEGFGYLFQQQIRDKARKANKR; the protein is encoded by the coding sequence ATGTTAATAAAAAATATTTTATTAAAAGGATTACAAATTGCTCCATCCCAAGTCTGCGGTTCTATTCGGATTGTTCCTCTAGTACGTCATAAAACTCGTGGTGATTTACATTTACAAAATCGTAAATACAATGATGATTTATCAATTGTCTCCATCGATAAAAATACAAATTATTATTCCTATATTCCCCACGGAATGGTGATGTCATGGAGTGATGATGGCAGTAGCGTAGCAAACATGGGCATCAATATTACCAAAAAAGATGGGAAAAGTTTTAATAATAAATATGCAAACGTGCGATTAATGCATCGCATGGCAAAAAGAGAAAGTAAAAATACCCTGAGATTTCTACCTTTGCATTTAGCGATGGAAGGATTTCTCTCGCTGTATTTTAATGCTCCAAAAATTGCTTGGGATGAGTATTCAACCTATGCAAAATCGTATGGATTAGGTTGTCGTACAGAATATTCTGTTAGCGGTAGGGCAATATTTGGTTTGGAAGAAGCGTTAAGGGTATTTGAAATTCATGAAGGACAAGTGGGAGTATTGGTATATGTTGCGGAAGCATTAGCATCGGCTTTTGTAGTTCCAAATCCTCAAGATTATCGTGCTTTACACTATAATTTACTTGAAGATTTTTATGGCGACTTAATATATCGATACGCTTTGATGTATGATCAAACCTATTCGATGGATTTATCTATTGATGCATCAAAAATAAGTAATCTAGCTGATTTGAGAAGCGCTGTTGTTCAAATGCGAAAAGACTGGGCATCCTTTAATCAAGGTATGATGTTAGATGGTTTACTAGATAGGCAAATTCACTCTCGGTTAGTTTATACTGCTGGATGTTTTGAGTTACAGCGATTTGTCACTCAGGTATCTCTAAGTGATGAAGAAAATCATATAGGGGAGGCTATAATCCGCGATAATGGAGAGTTGGAATATCTACATACCTATCGTTTAACAGCAGCACAATCCCGTCGAGTATATTATTTGAGAATACTGGATGAAAATAATTGGAATTTAAAAGAAACAGCAACAGCTTTAGCTTGTACCCAAGAGGAGTTTGTGAGAAAAATGGAAAAGGAAGGTTTTGGCTATTTATTTCAGCAGCAAATTAGGGATAAAGCTAGAAAAGCTAATAAAAGATAA